In the Camelus bactrianus isolate YW-2024 breed Bactrian camel chromosome 17, ASM4877302v1, whole genome shotgun sequence genome, one interval contains:
- the NME6 gene encoding nucleoside diphosphate kinase 6 gives MTSILRSPQALQLTLALIKPDAVAHPLILEAVHQQILSNKFLIVRMRELLWRKEDCQKFYQEHEGRFFYQRLVEFMASGPIRAYILAHKDAIQLWRTVMGPTRVFRARHVAPDSIRGSFGLTDTRNTTHGSDSVVSASREIAAFFPDFSEQRWYEEEEPQLRCGPVHYSPEGGIHCAAGKGGPGPA, from the exons ATGACCTCAATCTTGCGGAGTCCTCAGGCTCTCCAGCTCACTCTGGCCCTGATCAAGCCTGATGCAGTTGCTCACCCACTGATTCTGGAG GCTGTTCATCAGCAGATTCTGAGCAACAAGTTCCTTATTGTACGAATGAGAGAACTTCTGTGGAGAAAAGAAGATTGTCAGAAGTTTTACCAAGAGCATGAAG GGCGCTTTTTCTATCAGCGGCTGGTGGAGTTCATGGCCAG TGGGCCAATCCGAGCCTACATCCTCGCACACAAGGATGCCATCCAGCTCTGGAGGACGGTGATGGGACCCACCAGAGTGTTTCGAGCACGCCACGTGGCCCCAGATTCAATTCGTGGGAGTTTTGGCCTCACTGATACCCGTAACACAACCCATGGCTCTG ACTCTGTGGTTTCAGCCAGTAGAGAGATTGCAGCCTTCTTCCCAGACTTCAGTGAACAGCGCTGGTATGAGGAAGAGGAGCCCCAATTGCGCTGTGGCCCAGTGCACTACAGCCCAGAGGGAGGCATCCACTGTGCAGCTGGAAAAGGAGGCCCAGGGCCAGCCTGA